A segment of the Siphonobacter curvatus genome:
ATATTCAGCCCTCCCGCCTGCAACGCATCAAGTTTGAACTGAACCGACTCATTACGCAATTTCCCAACGATCGCTTCGGCCTCATCGTTTTTTCGTCAGGCGCCTACTTGCAATGCCCGCTGACCTTTGACCGCAACGCCCTGACCGTTTTCATCGAATCGCTCAACACCCGCATGCTGACCGATCAGGGGACCGCCTTCGAACCAGCCCTGCAAATGGCCCTGGATAAACAATCGGGTGAGCATACACGGGCCAATGCTTCGAAAGTCATTGTGTTCATCAGCGATGGCGAAGATTTTAACGGCGTCGCTACCAAAACGCTCCGGTCCATTCGCCGACAGGGGATTCAGCTCTTTTGCCTGGGCATTGGTACCCGCGAGGGTAGCCGCATTCCTTTGGGTAATGGGTTCATCAAAGGCGAGGACGGCACCTTTATACGTACGTATCTGCAATCCGAATCATTGGAGAAAATGGCCACGACCACCGGCGGCGACTATTACGAAATCACCACCGTACGCAACGATTTCCCGAAACTGACCCAAAGCATCCAGCAGGTAGCCGGGCGGCTGATCGATCAGCGGAAAATAGCCATTACGTCCAATCGCTATTATTATTTCGTTATTCTGGGTCTGGTATTACTGAGTCTGGATATTTTGATCACGGTGCGTACGTTTCGTTTGTAATCCGCTCCGAGTCGAGCTTGTGTATGAATATTTTCTGGTTAAAAATTGCCATCTGGCTGACAACCCTGGGCTGGCCCAGTCAAATTATCCAACGAAATCAGGCCAAACGTATGGCCGAAGAAGCCTATCGTCAGAAAAAATACGATCAGGCCATTCAGTATTACGAGTACCTGGAGCGAACGCAACTCGTACCCGATCCGTACATCATTCTGAACATGGCTCACGCGGCCTTTGCTCAAAAAGACACGGCTTTGGCTTTGGAGCAGTATAGTCGGCTGGTTCGCGTATCCGATGCCTGGATTGCGTCCGCTGCCCTCAATCAGCTGGGGATTCTGGCCTGCTCTTCCGGCGATACCCTGCGGGCGGAAGAACGGTTCCAGCGAGCCCTGGAGCGGAATTCCGAAAACGAACAGGCCCGTTTTAATTACGAATTTGTTCGCCGTCGGCACATCGACCGCCCTGACATGCCCACGACGCCTCCGCCGCCCCCCAATTCCTCGTCCAGTACGCCCCCACCCCAGGCTGCCGAGGTACAGGCTTCCACCCGAAAAGAAGAAATTCTAAAGTCCCTGAATCAGGTCAATCTTTCGGAAGAACAGGCCTTACGCTTGCTGGAATCTTCCCGCAACCAGGAGATTCAGTACCTCCAGCAACACCCGCACCGGGCCGAGAATACGGTAGAGACGAAGGAAAAATGGTAACCCTTCATCTTTCAACTTCTGACGGTCTTTCCGCTTGTGCGTACTCATTGAAGCCAGAAGTTGGCATTTGTACGGAAGCTCGTTAATTTTGCCACCCGCAACTTATACAAAGGTTCATGCCTATCTCCCGTACCGAATTTCAATTTCCCGGTCAGACCGGCCTGTATCACGGCAAGGTTCGTGACGTATACTTTTTTGACGATACGATGCTGGCCATTGCCTCCGACCGTATTTCAGCATTTGACGTGATATTGCCCAGTCCTATCCCATACAAAGGACAGGTGCTTAATCAGATTGCCGCTCACTTCTTGCAGGCGACGGCGGATCTGGTTCCTAACTGGTTACTGGAAGTGCCCGACCCTAACGTTAGTTTCGGCTGGAAATGTGAAGCTTACCCCGTTGAAATGGTCGTTCGAGGCTATCTGGCAGGTCACGCCTGGCGTACCTATCGTTCCGGATTACGGGAGCTTTGCGGCGTAACCCTGCCCGAAGGACTGAAGGAAAATGACCGGCTGCCTCAACCCATCATTACACCCACAACGAAGGCTCACGAAGGGCACGATGAGGATATTTCCCGCGAGGAAATCCTCCGGCAGGGATTGATTTCTGAAGAAGAATATACACAACTGGAGCAGTATACCCTGGCTTTGTTTGAGCGGGGCACCCAAATGGCCGCCGATCAGGGACTTATTCTGGTTGACACGAAGTACGAATTTGGTAAGCGTGGTACGGAGATTTACCTGATCGACGAGATTCATACGCCCGATTCAAGCCGCTATTTTTACGCCGACGGATACGCCGAACGGCAGGCGGCGGGCGAAACCCAGCGGCAACTCTCCAAAGAGTTTGTGCGGGAGTGGCTCATTGCTAATGGATTCCAGGGAAAAGAAGGTCAGACCGTTCCCGCCATGTCGGAAGAATGGACGCAGGAAATATCGCATAGATACATCGAGCTGTTTGAAAAAGTGACGGGCCGTACGTTTGCTCCAACCCCCGATCCCGACGCTCTGGCCCGTATTGAAGCCAATGTGAATGCGTTGCTGGCGGCGAGAAATAGCTAGTTGTTTGTTGTTTTACAAATAGATTTTTAGTTGAAAATGGTGCCACTAGTTCCATTAGATCAATCAGCTAAACATTTGTAGAGCTTCAGCAATCTCCTGACCAGTGCCCGCAATAACTAGTAACAAACAACGCCGAATAAACTGTCAACCGAAACTAAAAATCATAAAGGACCACTGTAAACGTATGGAGTTTAAAATAGAAAAAAGCCAGCAGTACGTATTGATCGATGTGAATATGGCGACCATTGATACGGAAGTTTCCCAAGGCATTTCCAAGTCCGTAGCCTCCCTCTGGAAAGAAGGATATACGAACATGGTATTTGATCTGGAAAAGGTACAAACGATCGAGCAGGATGGTTTTTCGGTACTGCGTAAAGCCAACGAACTGTGTCTGCGGGACGGTGGTCTGCTGGTACTGGTAAGCAAGGACGAAGATTTAATCGAAAGTCTGGACGAAGCCAAAATCCGGGATCTGACGATTCTGCCGACCGTCGAAGAAGCCGTGGACGCCGTATTCATGAACGAACTCGAAGGCGAATTCCGCGAAGAAGAAGACGATGAATACGATTACGGCGGAAGTGCCGACGAAGAAGGCGGCAGCTCTTCCGGCAAAGACGAAGAATATTAAACGAAAAGCTGGCCTAAGGGCTGGCTTTTTTTGGGATGAGGAATAATTCTTTTCCGTTCCCTTCTAAACACAAACTTTACAAAGCTTTGCAATTTCAAGTCACCATTTTAGGTACGGGTTCCGCGACGCCAACCCTGCAAAGAAATCCTACGGCTCAGTGGATTACGTATGACCATGAGCATTTTTTGCTGGATTGCGGCGAAGGTACACAGCTACAGATTCTGCGGTATAAACTGCGGCTGAGTAAGCTGCACCACATTTTTATTTCCCACCTACACGGTGACCATTACTTTGGATTGTTTGGACTTCTGACGAGTATGAGTCTGGCTCAGCGGCTGGAACCGCTCGTGATTTACGGGCCGCACGGTCTGGATGAAATCATTACCACGCATTTTAAATACTCCAATACGCTACTAACCTATCCGTTGGAATTCCGCACCACCAATCCAACCCAGGTCGAACGCATTCTGGATCATCCACACCTGACCGTCGATACCGTTCCGTTGCAGCACCGCATTCCCTGTACCGGTTTTATCTTTCGGGAAAAAACCCGGGATCGGAATCTGATTCGCGGGCTGGTGCCCCCCGAGGCTCATCCGAACGAGTTAATTCAGCTGAAACACGGAAAAGACGTACTGGATGAAAACGACCAGGTAAAATACCGTTTCGAGGATCTGACCACCCCGCCGCCAACGGCCCGCAGCTACGCGTTTTGTTCGGATACCATTTATCTGCCCGAACTGTATCAGTACGTACAGGAAGTGGATCTGCTGTACCACGAGGCCACGTTTGCGGACAGCCTGCTCGAACGAGCCGTACGTACCAACCACTCCACGGCCCGACAGGCGGCTCAGGTCGCCCGTGATGCCCAGGTGGGTCAGTTGTTGTTAGGACATTTTTCCTCGCGGTACCGGGAAGTAGACCATCTGCTGACCGAAGCCCGTGAAGTGTTTGCGAATACATTTTTGGCTGAAGAAGGACATACCTATGCCGTCGGGGTCAATCCTCAGAGCATCGAGCATCAGCCTTTCTAGACCCCTTACTATCCTGTAGCTTCCTGCCCGGAACCTCGTTTCTGAAAGAAATGTGGTTCTTTCGTCATTGGATTAAAAGCCGTGGTTCTTTACTAACGCACGACCTAATACACCATGATGAAACACTTGCTTCTCTTTTTTCTGCTGTTGAGCCTGCAGACGAAGGCTCAAAACCTGGATTGGGTTACTAAGACGGGTGCTCGCCGCTTTCCCGATGCTTCCCAAGAATTTAGCGTGAATGCCTACGGAGCCAAAGCCGACGGCAAAACGCTCGCTACCAAAGCCATTCAGAAAGCCATCGATGCCTGTGCTCAGAAAGGCGGCGGTGTCGTCACGTTCAAGCCGGGCAGCTATGTTACGGGTGCCTTGTTCGTGAAATCCAATGTGCATTTAAAAATCAGTAAAGACGTTCTGATTCTGGGCAGTGAGAAGCTGGAAGATTATCCCGACATCGATACCCGCGTGGCCGGGATTGAAATGAAGTGGCCCGCCGCCTTGTTTAATGTGATGGACGCCAAAAATGCGGCCGTTACGGGTGAAGGCGTAGTGAATGCCCGGGGTAAATTTAACTGGGATCTTTACTGGAAAACCCGCAAGGAATACGATACCAAAGGCCTACGCTGGATCGTGGATTACGACGTAAAACGCGTCCGTACGTTCCTCGTCCAAAATTCCAGCGATATTACCCTGAAAGGGCTTACCTTCAAAAACGCTGGTTTCTGGACGGTGCAACTTCTGTATTCAGATC
Coding sequences within it:
- a CDS encoding vWA domain-containing protein; protein product: MIFNRDWGRTELIFIALFGILYLIYLGRTFWYAHRLNTSARSVALKFFLRSAAMGALIIGLLEPSFGDPERDVQAVGKDIFLVVDVSSSMDATDIQPSRLQRIKFELNRLITQFPNDRFGLIVFSSGAYLQCPLTFDRNALTVFIESLNTRMLTDQGTAFEPALQMALDKQSGEHTRANASKVIVFISDGEDFNGVATKTLRSIRRQGIQLFCLGIGTREGSRIPLGNGFIKGEDGTFIRTYLQSESLEKMATTTGGDYYEITTVRNDFPKLTQSIQQVAGRLIDQRKIAITSNRYYYFVILGLVLLSLDILITVRTFRL
- a CDS encoding phosphoribosylaminoimidazolesuccinocarboxamide synthase gives rise to the protein MPISRTEFQFPGQTGLYHGKVRDVYFFDDTMLAIASDRISAFDVILPSPIPYKGQVLNQIAAHFLQATADLVPNWLLEVPDPNVSFGWKCEAYPVEMVVRGYLAGHAWRTYRSGLRELCGVTLPEGLKENDRLPQPIITPTTKAHEGHDEDISREEILRQGLISEEEYTQLEQYTLALFERGTQMAADQGLILVDTKYEFGKRGTEIYLIDEIHTPDSSRYFYADGYAERQAAGETQRQLSKEFVREWLIANGFQGKEGQTVPAMSEEWTQEISHRYIELFEKVTGRTFAPTPDPDALARIEANVNALLAARNS
- a CDS encoding STAS domain-containing protein, translated to MEFKIEKSQQYVLIDVNMATIDTEVSQGISKSVASLWKEGYTNMVFDLEKVQTIEQDGFSVLRKANELCLRDGGLLVLVSKDEDLIESLDEAKIRDLTILPTVEEAVDAVFMNELEGEFREEEDDEYDYGGSADEEGGSSSGKDEEY
- a CDS encoding ribonuclease Z, with protein sequence MQFQVTILGTGSATPTLQRNPTAQWITYDHEHFLLDCGEGTQLQILRYKLRLSKLHHIFISHLHGDHYFGLFGLLTSMSLAQRLEPLVIYGPHGLDEIITTHFKYSNTLLTYPLEFRTTNPTQVERILDHPHLTVDTVPLQHRIPCTGFIFREKTRDRNLIRGLVPPEAHPNELIQLKHGKDVLDENDQVKYRFEDLTTPPPTARSYAFCSDTIYLPELYQYVQEVDLLYHEATFADSLLERAVRTNHSTARQAAQVARDAQVGQLLLGHFSSRYREVDHLLTEAREVFANTFLAEEGHTYAVGVNPQSIEHQPF